A stretch of the Actinoalloteichus fjordicus genome encodes the following:
- the htpG gene encoding molecular chaperone HtpG: MTTPVETLEFQSEARQLLQLMIHSIYSNKDTFLRELVSNASDALDKLRLETYRDKDLEADTSDLHVRLEVDKEQRTLTVRDNGIGMNRDDVVSLIGTIAKSGTAEFLTKLKASQSQDSAVAQDLIGQFGVGFYSSFMVADKVTLVTRRAGEVEGVRWESDGDGTYTIGPAEDAPQGTSVILHLKPADADDQLYDYTSPAKLREVVKRYSDFITWPIRMAVEAPAAPETAAATPEADGEQADAEQAKDDAATPALETLNSMKALWARPKDEVTQAEYTEFYKHVSHDWTDPLETIRLAAEGTFEYQALLFLPSRAPLDLFMRDTRRGVQLYVKRVFIMDDCEELVPEYLRFVKGVVDAQDLSLNVSREILQQDRQIQLIRRRLVKKVLSTIKDMMANSPETYATFWSEFGRAVKEGLLSDFDNREAILEICSFPSTHDEEKPTSLREYVERMKEGQEHIYYLTGDSRASIENSPHLEAFRAKGYEVLALTDQIDEMWIDSVDGFDGTRFQSVAKGQVDLDTEEEKKTSESERAQREKDFATLLSRMSASLADEVKEVRLSARLTTSPACIVGDTHDVTPTLEKMYRAMGQDIPQIKRILELNPTHPLVTRLRAAHDEQPDGDGDGALAETAELLYGMALLAEGGELADTARFTRLLAGRLEKSL, from the coding sequence GTGACCACGCCGGTCGAGACACTCGAATTCCAATCCGAGGCCCGTCAACTGCTGCAGTTGATGATTCACTCCATCTATTCGAACAAGGACACCTTCCTGCGAGAGCTGGTGTCCAACGCCTCGGACGCCTTGGACAAGCTGCGGTTGGAGACCTACCGCGACAAGGACCTCGAGGCGGACACCTCCGACCTGCACGTTCGCCTGGAGGTCGACAAGGAGCAGCGCACGCTGACGGTGCGCGACAACGGAATCGGGATGAACCGTGACGATGTCGTGAGCCTCATCGGCACCATCGCCAAGTCGGGCACTGCAGAGTTCCTCACCAAGCTCAAGGCCTCCCAGTCCCAGGACTCGGCGGTCGCCCAGGACCTCATCGGCCAGTTCGGGGTCGGCTTCTATTCGAGTTTCATGGTCGCCGACAAGGTCACGCTCGTGACCCGCCGGGCAGGCGAGGTCGAAGGCGTGCGCTGGGAGTCCGACGGCGACGGCACTTACACGATCGGTCCCGCCGAGGACGCCCCCCAGGGCACCTCGGTGATCCTGCACCTCAAGCCTGCGGACGCCGACGACCAGCTCTACGACTACACCTCGCCTGCGAAGCTGCGCGAGGTCGTCAAGCGCTACTCCGACTTCATCACCTGGCCGATCCGGATGGCCGTCGAGGCCCCAGCCGCTCCCGAGACGGCAGCGGCGACCCCGGAGGCCGACGGGGAGCAGGCCGACGCCGAGCAGGCGAAGGACGACGCCGCGACGCCGGCGCTGGAGACGCTCAACTCCATGAAGGCCCTGTGGGCCCGTCCCAAGGACGAGGTCACGCAGGCGGAGTACACCGAGTTCTACAAGCACGTCAGCCACGACTGGACCGACCCGCTGGAGACGATCCGGCTCGCAGCCGAGGGGACCTTCGAGTACCAGGCGCTGCTGTTCCTGCCCTCCCGCGCGCCGCTGGACCTGTTCATGCGGGACACCAGGCGCGGCGTGCAGCTCTACGTCAAGCGCGTCTTCATCATGGACGACTGTGAGGAGCTCGTCCCCGAGTACCTCCGTTTCGTCAAGGGCGTCGTCGACGCCCAGGACCTCTCGCTCAACGTGTCGCGGGAGATCCTCCAGCAGGACCGTCAGATCCAGTTGATCCGCCGACGCCTGGTCAAGAAGGTGTTGTCGACGATCAAGGACATGATGGCGAACAGCCCGGAGACCTACGCGACCTTCTGGTCCGAGTTCGGCCGCGCCGTCAAGGAGGGCCTGCTCTCGGACTTCGACAACCGCGAGGCGATCCTGGAGATCTGCTCCTTCCCCTCCACACACGACGAGGAGAAGCCGACGAGCCTGCGGGAGTACGTCGAGCGAATGAAGGAGGGTCAGGAGCACATCTACTACCTGACCGGCGACTCCCGGGCGAGCATCGAGAACTCGCCGCACCTGGAGGCGTTCCGGGCCAAGGGCTACGAGGTGCTGGCGCTGACCGACCAGATCGACGAGATGTGGATCGACTCGGTCGACGGCTTCGACGGGACGCGCTTCCAGTCGGTGGCCAAGGGGCAGGTCGACCTCGACACCGAGGAGGAGAAGAAGACCTCCGAGTCCGAGCGCGCCCAGCGGGAGAAGGACTTCGCGACCCTGCTGTCGCGCATGTCCGCGAGCCTGGCCGACGAGGTGAAGGAGGTCCGGCTCTCCGCCCGGCTGACGACCTCCCCCGCCTGCATCGTGGGCGACACGCACGACGTCACCCCGACTCTGGAGAAGATGTACCGCGCGATGGGCCAGGACATCCCGCAGATCAAGCGCATCCTGGAGCTGAACCCGACGCACCCGCTGGTGACGCGCCTGCGCGCCGCCCACGATGAACAGCCCGACGGCGACGGTGACGGCGCACTCGCCGAGACCGCCGAGCTGCTGTACGGGATGGCGCTGCTCGCCGAGGGCGGCGAACTCGCCGACACGGCACGGTTCACCCGGCTGCTGGCGGGCAGGCTGGAGAAGTCGCTGTAA
- a CDS encoding cytochrome P450, whose translation MSSPVASAVPPLPVAPPPGCPFELPAGLDALHAEAPLSRVSLDDGSEAWLVTGHAEARAVLGDHRRFSSVPATPGFPTSGMVGGSTTDTNIVSLGFIRMDPPEHTRLRRMLTGEFMVRRVEALRPRIEELAEGLCDAMERAGRPVDLVSAMALPLPSSVIGLLLGIPEEDHPRFRDITARMNSRECSPAELAGVLNELAAYLDELVTAKEHDPGEDLLSRLVVEQVRSGELSRHELLAIAAVLLIGGFETTANMIGLSALTLMRDPETAERLRQDPALIRGAVEELLRLHSIIRNGPRRAVTEDVEIGGRRLRAGEGVIIAIPAVNRDPREFGNPDVLDIGRPNAARHVAFGFGVHQCVGQTLARVELQIAVATLLRRFPTMRPAVPLEQLPFRVDMTIYGLHALPVTW comes from the coding sequence GTGTCTTCCCCCGTCGCGTCCGCCGTGCCGCCGCTGCCGGTCGCCCCGCCGCCGGGCTGTCCGTTCGAGCTGCCTGCGGGTCTGGACGCGTTGCACGCGGAGGCGCCGCTGAGTCGGGTCTCCCTCGACGACGGGAGTGAGGCCTGGCTGGTCACCGGTCACGCCGAGGCCCGCGCGGTGCTCGGCGACCATCGACGGTTCAGCTCCGTGCCCGCCACACCCGGCTTCCCGACCAGCGGCATGGTCGGCGGCAGCACGACCGACACGAACATCGTCAGTCTCGGCTTCATCCGCATGGACCCGCCCGAGCACACTCGGTTGCGGCGCATGCTGACGGGGGAGTTCATGGTCCGGCGCGTCGAGGCCCTGCGCCCTCGGATCGAGGAGCTGGCCGAGGGACTCTGCGACGCGATGGAACGGGCCGGACGGCCGGTCGACCTGGTCTCGGCGATGGCGCTGCCGCTGCCGTCCTCGGTGATCGGCCTGCTCCTGGGCATCCCGGAGGAGGATCACCCTCGATTTCGGGACATCACCGCCAGGATGAACTCCCGCGAGTGCAGCCCTGCGGAGCTTGCCGGTGTCCTGAACGAACTGGCTGCCTACCTCGACGAGCTGGTGACCGCCAAGGAGCACGATCCCGGTGAGGACCTCCTCAGTCGCCTGGTGGTCGAGCAGGTGCGATCCGGCGAGCTGTCCCGCCACGAGCTGCTGGCCATCGCCGCGGTCCTGTTGATCGGTGGGTTCGAGACGACCGCCAACATGATCGGGTTGAGCGCCCTGACCCTGATGCGCGACCCCGAGACCGCCGAGCGTCTCCGTCAAGACCCGGCACTGATCCGAGGCGCCGTCGAGGAGCTGTTGCGCCTGCACAGCATCATCCGCAACGGACCGCGTCGTGCGGTCACCGAGGATGTCGAGATCGGCGGACGGCGGCTCAGGGCGGGCGAGGGGGTGATCATCGCGATTCCCGCGGTCAACCGCGATCCGCGAGAGTTCGGGAATCCCGATGTGCTGGACATCGGCCGTCCCAACGCTGCGCGCCATGTCGCCTTCGGCTTCGGCGTCCACCAGTGCGTCGGCCAGACCCTGGCCCGCGTCGAACTCCAGATCGCCGTCGCCACGCTGCTGCGTCGGTTCCCGACGATGCGGCCCGCCGTGCCGTTGGAGCAGCTCCCGTTTCGCGTGGACATGACGATCTACGGCCTGCACGCGCTGCCCGTCACCTGGTGA